Below is a genomic region from Demequina sp..
GGTCGTGAACTCGGCGTTCGACTCGGACACGTTGAAGCTCGACGTGGGCGCGGTGACGCTCGTCGGCTGGATCTGCATCACGGTGACGTTCGCGATCGCGGTGTTCCTGTTCTTCCCGTTCCTCGCCGTGGCCGTTCGGCGCATGCATGACATAGGGCGCGGCAAGTGGTGGGTGCTGTTCTTCTTCCTTGGCCCGCTTGCAATCATTGGCTGGATCCTGGCGCTCATCGACGGCCAGCCGATCACGAACAAGTACGGCCCCG
It encodes:
- a CDS encoding DUF805 domain-containing protein — translated: MPGGYFFKALGQWTDYSTRARRTEFWLYTLVAWLIEVFALAITAMVVNSAFDSDTLKLDVGAVTLVGWICITVTFAIAVFLFFPFLAVAVRRMHDIGRGKWWVLFFFLGPLAIIGWILALIDGQPITNKYGPDPKGRG